Proteins from one Cryptomeria japonica chromosome 4, Sugi_1.0, whole genome shotgun sequence genomic window:
- the LOC131028660 gene encoding UPF0496 protein At4g34320-like, whose translation MGSHMSCGICRKATKKTDCEGNPCETDADMKKFGEGLKAHIGRIIKVLESGTGEHSLSLDSLKDVTSCFLEMDQKVLDLILDSNKDIWNDPDLRELVKDYLDSSKETLRFYTGLQDSLRRANDNQLIIQNALQYLATVNPPPGEAQYRKVMEGLDEFKTAVDPFNEEFFRQFESIGARQEQILVTLAAKRKKLSIKLKKVLQIFCIIFVSTLATVLICSVVVPAVTASPVVNAMAAISSIAMRFMPELLDFLWIKYETVKERREVIDELHKRANLRIEELEKIRVSVEKLESTIDSILRSVDFCSKGNALQIVVEDIKEKQQSFKIQSDYLFDHVDRCSLNLDKARDLVFQKFDKSI comes from the coding sequence ATGGGAAGCCATATGAGCTGCGGGATTTGTAGGAAGGCTACGAAAAAGACTGATTGCGAAGGAAACCCCTGCGAAACAGATGCAGACATGAAGAAATTCGGCGAGGGGCTTAAAGCTCACATAGGGCGAATTATCAAGGTTCTTGAAAGTGGCACGGGAGAGCATAGCTTGTCTCTTGATTCTTTAAAGGATGTCACTTCCTGCTTTCTCGAAATGGATCAGAAAGTCCTCGACCTCATTCTGGACTCCAATAAAGATATCTGGAATGATCCAGATCTGCGCGAGCTGGTAAAAGATTATCTGGATAGCAGTAAAGAGACCTTAAGATTCTACACTGGCCTGCAAGATTCCCTGAGGAGGGCAAATGATAACCAGCTTATAATTCAGAACGCGTTACAGTATTTAGCAACTGTAAACCCTCCTCCTGGCGAGGCGCAGTACAGGAAGGTCATGGAAGGGCTCGACGAATTTAAGACGGCTGTGGATCCCTTCAATGAGGAATTTTTCCGGCAATTTGAGTCTATTGGCGCACGGCAAGAACAAATCTTGGTGACACTAGCggcaaaaagaaagaaattgaGTATAAAGCTAAAGAAGGTGCTTCAAATATTTTGCATTATTTTTGTGTCGACGCTTGCGACGGTGTTGATTTGCTCTGTAGTTGTGCCGGCCGTGACGGCGTCGCCAGTAGTGAACGCCATGGCCGCCATATCATCGATTGCCATGAGATTCATGCCGGAGTTGCTCGATTTCCTGTGGATAAAATACGAGACGGTGAAGGAGCGGCGTGAGGTTATTGACGAACTGCACAAAAGAGCCAATTTGCGGATTGAAGAGctggaaaaaattagggtttcggtGGAGAAACTGGAAAGCACCATCGATTCGATTCTCAGGAGCGTCGATTTCTGTTCAAAGGGGAATGCCCTGCAAATTGTGGTGGAGGATATCAAGGAGAAACAGCAGAGCTTTAAGATCCAGAGCGATTATCTTTTCGATCATGTGGATCGCTGCAGCCTGAACCTAGACAAGGCCAGGGACCTCGTTTTTCAAAAGTTCGACAAGTCGATTTGA
- the LOC131028625 gene encoding chitinase-like protein 1 — translation MGTGKICLVAFLVLALSVNFSSAKKAKICDRGWECKGEYCCNKTISEVFNVDQFESLFPKRNTPIAHAVGFWDYHSFITAAALYEGIGFGTTGGMLSQQQELAAFFGHIAAETTCGYGVATGGPLAWGLCYKEEMSPDQFYCDQSLLYPCAPGASYHGRGALPVYWNYNYGRIGEGIKVDLLNHPEYLAENATIAFQAAIWQWMTPTKPKQPSAHDVMVGKWVPTKNDTASFRLPGFGMTINVLDGGLECGKGDVEKMDRRVSHYLHFLDLMGVGQQNSGLNLDCGQQVPLNPVTDSTSSR, via the exons ATGGGTACAGGCAAGATTTGCCTTGTGGCTTTTTTGGTTTTAGCTTTGAGTGTGAATTTTTCGTCGGCGAAGAAGGCAAAGATCTGTGACAGGGGGTGGGAGTGCAAGGGAGAATATTGCTGCAATAAGACTATATCTGAGGTGTTTAATGTGGATCAGTTTGAGTCGCTGTTTCCGAAGAGAAATACGCCTATTGCTCATGCTGTGGGTTTCTGGGATTATCATTCCTTCATTACCGCGGCTGCATTGTACGAGGGGATAGGTTTTGGTACCACCGGAGGAATGTTGTCACAGCAGCAGGAGCTTGCCGCTTTTTTCGGCCACATTGCAGCTGAAACTACAT GTGGCTATGGTGTTGCCACTGGTGGCCCATTGGCTTGGGGCTTATGCTATAAAGAAGAAATGAGCCCAGATCAATTCTACTGTGACCAGAGCCTCCTTTACCCATGTGCTCCTGGGGCCAGTTACCATGGACGTGGTGCTCTGCCAGTCTACTG GAACTATAACTATGGACGGATCGGTGAAGGAATTAAAGTTGATTTGCTTAATCACCCAGAATATTTGGCAGAGAATGCCACAATTGCATTCCAAGCTGCAATATGGCAGTGGATGACACCTACCAAGCCAAAACAGCCTTCAGCTCATGATGTGATGGTGGGTAAATGGGTTCCTACCAAAAATGACACTGCCTCATTCAGGCTTCCTGGTTTTGGAATGACCATCAACGTTCTAGATGGGGGTTTAGAATGTGGGAAAGGGGATGTTGAGAAAATGGACAGAAGAGTTTCACATTACCTGCATTTCCTTGATTTGATGGGTGTTGGGCAACAGAATTCTGGTTTAAATCTTGATTGTGGCCAGCAGGTTCCTCTTAATCCTGTCACAGATTCTACATCCTCTCGTTAG